In Yersinia enterocolitica subsp. enterocolitica, one DNA window encodes the following:
- a CDS encoding DUF4310 family protein gives MDEQTKNNFWYADWSFPIFVGLLSSGVFAGTHMYYLYGIGAFNEVAFVSMLRAGMDTGVYGAVAAFGASFLFARIIEGSLVGILDIGGAIQTGVGLGVPALLLGAGFVFPVANFAASLATGLIIGLAIGYLIILARKFTINQSNSTYGADVMMGAGNSSGRFLGPLIILSAITASIPIGIGSLAGALLFYLWNKPITGGAILGAMILGSIFPVAIS, from the coding sequence ATGGATGAACAAACCAAGAATAATTTCTGGTATGCCGACTGGTCATTTCCGATCTTTGTAGGATTATTATCCTCCGGCGTATTTGCGGGTACTCATATGTATTATTTATATGGGATCGGCGCATTTAACGAAGTCGCTTTTGTTTCAATGCTACGTGCGGGGATGGACACCGGTGTTTATGGTGCAGTTGCAGCATTTGGTGCCAGCTTCTTATTCGCCCGAATTATCGAAGGTTCACTGGTAGGTATTTTAGATATCGGCGGTGCTATTCAAACAGGTGTGGGTTTGGGTGTGCCAGCATTATTGCTGGGGGCCGGATTTGTCTTCCCGGTTGCTAATTTCGCAGCCTCTTTGGCTACTGGCCTGATTATTGGTTTAGCTATCGGTTATCTGATTATTTTGGCGCGCAAATTCACTATTAACCAAAGTAATTCAACCTACGGTGCTGATGTCATGATGGGGGCAGGTAATTCATCTGGCCGTTTCTTGGGGCCATTGATTATTTTGTCTGCTATTACTGCGTCAATTCCAATTGGGATTGGTTCTTTGGCCGGCGCATTACTGTTTTATCTCTGGAACAAACCTATTACTGGTGGCGCAATTTTGGGGGCCATGATTCTAGGTTCTATTTTCCCAGTCGCCATTTCCTAA